tttcatcattaaaTTGCGGTTTCACAcatttttgcttttcttACCGAAAGTATGAGATCGACAAAATTGATGACCTTAATTTTGTAGTTCTTCATGGAAACTTTTTCAACTGCATTCTTCAAATCCTCTACGTCAAAGAACAAAGGAACGATGGCATTTGCATGCCGATGAATATAAAACCCGtctacataaaaaattggaAACACTAATtcacttttctttttaaaagataaatagATTAGTGCATTTTGTACTTGTCTCTTCGATGGCATTAACTTccaatatacataattttttttagaatcaacatttttcttttccaaattttttaaatttaaaaattcttttattaattcatatgctttttgcatatttatgctgtgtattttaatattatttacattttttatactgttactttttattatttcttttaacatattttcaGCATCATATGgacataaaaacatataacatacttgtttatcattttcatgaa
The window above is part of the Plasmodium malariae genome assembly, chromosome: 10 genome. Proteins encoded here:
- the TIC22 gene encoding apicoplast TIC22 protein, putative; the protein is MCLLILLYAYLVNSAKLLKVNNSLKNGVNVLVTNKEFHKKRLYEGRLCLLKNRINLFFWKKKYHERSIEEKLNPIPVYILTNYSNSPYIFHENDKQVCYMFLCPYDAENMLKEIIKSNSIKNVNNIKIHSINMQKAYELIKEFLNLKNLEKKNVDSKKNYVYWKLMPSKRQVQNALIYLSFKKKSELVFPIFYVDGFYIHRHANAIVPLFFDVEDLKNAVEKVSMKNYKIKVINFVDLILSDNHKSFGFIPSSKSLEYLDKLNKIGIRKSYF